A genomic stretch from Georgenia muralis includes:
- a CDS encoding FAD-binding and (Fe-S)-binding domain-containing protein, whose translation MTLTLDPTALAGLSAAGGPDHVSTALVDRVRLAHDASHYLLTPKAVVTATSPEQVAAVMAAATRARTPLTFRAGGTSLSGQASTDSVLVDVRRHQARVEVLDDGARVRCQPGAVLRRVNAALAPHGRRLGPDPASEIACTLGGIVSNNSSGMTSGTTMTAYRTLDSMVLVLPGGTVVDTGPPDADERLRALEPDLHAGLARLRDRVRVDAGLRAKVEHQFSMKNTMGYALNAFLDHDRPADILAHLVVGAEGTLAYIAEVTLRTVPAQPHAATALCVFETIDAATDAIIPLTAAGADAVELLDASSLRVSQRDPKAPEVMRALAVRDHTALLVEVQDHTAEGLAALTAGLRPVIGGLALSAPAELTTDPVARGRMWVTRKVLYAAVAGARPQGTTALLEDIVVPPPALPATVRDLGVLLARYGYDDAVIFGHAKDANLHFQINPHLDVAAELDAYAAFTEDLVDLILGADGSLKAEHGTGRIMAPYVRRQFGDELYEVMREVKALCDPAGILNPGVVLDDDPEAHLKNLKLFPAAHPELDRCVECGYCEPVCPSRNTTTTPRQRIVLLREMAVSTPQRRAELEDEYTYQAVHTCAADSLCVTACPVGIDTGKVMKSFRAASRPLPVRTAGALAAGAWGPATTAIRGALRVAGAVPTPVLRGLTAGVRAVAGETLRDWIPQVGDDLPGPGGPRRALAAASPAVVAGAGAGPGARPGPGAGPDGTGTADVVFFPACIGSIFAAEGGGDGAGAAFLRLCERAGLRVAVPEGIDSLCCGTVWESKGLTDGAAAMAARVAASVWRLTRGGRVPLVSDASSCSHGLAGIGKHLTGTAAERWGRVRTVDAVTFTREEVLPRLAVEPSRRVPTLALHPTCSVVHLGAVEDLTEVARAAATDVTVPVAWGCCGTAGDRGMLHPELTAGATEAQAAEIATLERDQGPFAAYASCNRTCEMGMTAATGRPYRHVLEVLEEVTR comes from the coding sequence ATGACGCTCACGCTGGACCCCACCGCCCTGGCGGGACTGTCGGCCGCCGGCGGCCCCGACCACGTCTCCACCGCGCTGGTGGACCGGGTGCGCCTCGCGCACGACGCGTCGCACTACCTCCTCACGCCGAAGGCCGTGGTCACCGCGACGTCGCCCGAGCAGGTCGCGGCGGTCATGGCCGCCGCCACCCGTGCGCGCACGCCGCTGACGTTCCGCGCCGGGGGGACGTCCCTGTCGGGACAGGCCTCGACCGACTCGGTCCTCGTCGACGTCCGGCGTCACCAGGCGCGGGTGGAGGTGCTCGACGACGGCGCCCGGGTGCGCTGCCAGCCCGGCGCGGTCCTGCGCCGGGTCAACGCCGCCCTCGCCCCGCACGGCCGCCGCCTCGGTCCCGACCCCGCGAGCGAGATCGCCTGCACCCTCGGCGGCATCGTCTCGAACAACTCCTCAGGCATGACGTCGGGCACGACGATGACGGCGTACCGCACCCTGGACTCGATGGTCCTCGTCCTGCCCGGCGGCACGGTCGTGGACACCGGCCCGCCCGACGCCGACGAGCGTCTGCGTGCCCTCGAGCCGGACCTCCACGCCGGGCTGGCGCGGCTGCGCGACCGCGTGCGCGTCGACGCCGGGCTCCGGGCGAAGGTCGAGCACCAGTTCTCGATGAAGAACACGATGGGCTACGCCCTCAACGCCTTTCTCGACCACGACCGCCCGGCCGACATCCTCGCCCACCTCGTCGTCGGTGCGGAGGGCACGCTCGCCTACATCGCCGAGGTCACCCTGCGCACGGTGCCCGCCCAGCCGCACGCGGCGACCGCGCTGTGCGTCTTCGAGACCATCGACGCGGCCACCGACGCGATCATCCCGCTCACCGCGGCCGGCGCGGACGCCGTCGAGCTCCTCGACGCGTCGTCCCTGCGCGTCTCCCAGCGTGACCCCAAGGCGCCCGAGGTCATGCGCGCGCTCGCGGTGCGTGACCACACCGCCCTGCTCGTGGAGGTCCAGGACCACACGGCCGAGGGCCTGGCGGCCCTGACCGCCGGGCTGCGCCCGGTCATCGGGGGCCTGGCGCTGAGCGCCCCGGCCGAGCTCACCACCGACCCGGTCGCCCGCGGCCGGATGTGGGTGACCCGCAAGGTCCTCTACGCCGCCGTCGCCGGTGCCCGGCCGCAGGGCACCACGGCGCTGCTGGAGGACATCGTCGTCCCGCCGCCGGCCCTGCCCGCGACCGTCCGGGACCTGGGGGTGCTCCTCGCCCGGTACGGCTACGACGACGCGGTGATCTTCGGCCACGCCAAGGACGCGAACCTGCACTTCCAGATCAACCCGCACCTCGACGTGGCCGCCGAGCTGGACGCCTACGCCGCGTTCACCGAGGACCTCGTCGATCTCATCCTCGGGGCGGACGGCTCGCTCAAGGCCGAGCACGGCACCGGGCGGATCATGGCGCCGTACGTGCGCCGTCAGTTCGGCGACGAGCTGTACGAGGTCATGCGCGAGGTCAAGGCCCTGTGCGACCCGGCCGGGATCCTCAACCCCGGCGTGGTCCTGGACGACGACCCCGAGGCGCACCTGAAGAACCTCAAGCTCTTCCCGGCCGCCCACCCCGAGCTCGACCGGTGCGTCGAGTGCGGCTACTGCGAGCCCGTGTGCCCCTCGCGGAACACCACGACGACGCCGCGGCAGCGCATCGTCCTGCTGCGCGAGATGGCGGTCTCGACGCCGCAGCGGCGGGCCGAGCTCGAGGACGAGTACACCTACCAGGCCGTGCACACCTGCGCCGCCGACTCGCTGTGCGTGACGGCGTGCCCGGTGGGCATCGACACCGGGAAGGTCATGAAGTCCTTCCGTGCCGCGTCACGGCCGCTGCCGGTCCGCACGGCCGGCGCGCTCGCAGCCGGGGCGTGGGGCCCGGCCACCACGGCCATCCGTGGCGCGCTGCGGGTCGCCGGTGCGGTGCCGACGCCGGTCCTGCGGGGCCTCACGGCGGGGGTGCGGGCCGTGGCGGGGGAGACCCTGCGGGACTGGATCCCGCAGGTCGGCGACGACCTGCCCGGGCCGGGCGGCCCCCGTCGGGCCCTGGCCGCCGCGTCCCCGGCGGTCGTGGCCGGGGCCGGAGCCGGCCCCGGAGCCCGACCGGGGCCGGGCGCCGGTCCGGACGGCACCGGGACGGCGGACGTCGTGTTCTTCCCGGCGTGCATCGGCTCGATCTTCGCCGCCGAGGGCGGTGGGGACGGCGCCGGGGCGGCGTTCCTGCGCCTGTGCGAGCGGGCAGGGCTGCGCGTCGCGGTGCCCGAGGGGATCGACTCCCTGTGCTGCGGCACCGTGTGGGAGTCCAAGGGCCTGACCGACGGCGCCGCCGCCATGGCCGCCCGCGTCGCGGCCTCGGTGTGGCGGCTGACGCGGGGCGGTCGGGTGCCGCTGGTGTCGGACGCCTCGAGCTGCAGCCACGGCCTGGCAGGCATCGGCAAGCACCTCACCGGGACCGCCGCCGAGAGGTGGGGCCGGGTGCGCACGGTCGACGCCGTGACGTTCACCCGCGAGGAGGTGCTGCCACGTCTGGCCGTCGAGCCGTCCCGGCGCGTGCCCACCCTCGCGCTGCACCCCACGTGCTCGGTCGTCCACCTCGGCGCCGTGGAGGACCTCACCGAGGTCGCCCGCGCGGCCGCGACCGACGTGACGGTCCCCGTCGCGTGGGGGTGCTGCGGCACCGCGGGCGACCGGGGCATGCTCCACCCCGAGCTCACCGCCGGCGCGACCGAGGCCCAGGCGGCCGAGATCGCCACGCTCGAGCGTGACCAGGGGCCGTTCGCGGCCTACGCCTCCTGCAACCGCACCTGCGAGATGGGCATGACCGCCGCCACCGGCCGCCCGTACCGCCACGTCCTCGAGGTACTCGAGGAGGTCACCCGGTAG
- a CDS encoding SprT-like domain-containing protein, which yields MDLREVVALGRELMDRHGLTSWAFTLDGAKRRAGVCRFDRRTISVSRHLMSLYDVEQVRDTVLHEIAHALVGPKHGHDAVWRAKALALGCSGSRLVDAEAPRAPAPWRGVCPRGHAFDRHRRPARPSSCARCDPSFNPDLLLRWTFHGRQVPMGQRYERELLNALAGSRRRRAAELYADALAGRGGTETSRRTGEPWWVHDQLEADGEDWVLDDDGRRWRVEEPPPEIADPPLTPEMRLAVRAASGGLGPGWTVRLTAPGRYHGVEGAVVKSARTRYHVRAGRGVLTVPFEYVEPVRPPG from the coding sequence ATGGACCTGCGGGAGGTGGTGGCGCTGGGCCGGGAGCTCATGGACCGGCACGGCCTGACGTCGTGGGCGTTCACCCTCGACGGTGCCAAGCGGCGTGCGGGGGTGTGCCGTTTCGACCGTCGGACGATCTCGGTCTCGCGGCACCTCATGTCGCTCTACGACGTCGAGCAGGTGCGGGACACGGTCCTGCATGAGATCGCCCACGCACTGGTCGGGCCCAAGCACGGCCACGACGCGGTCTGGCGGGCGAAGGCACTGGCCCTCGGCTGCTCCGGCTCCCGCCTCGTCGATGCGGAGGCCCCGCGCGCACCGGCGCCCTGGCGCGGGGTGTGCCCGCGCGGTCACGCCTTCGACCGGCACCGCCGCCCCGCCCGCCCGTCGAGCTGCGCGCGCTGCGACCCGTCCTTCAACCCCGACCTCCTTCTCCGGTGGACCTTCCACGGGCGTCAGGTGCCGATGGGCCAGCGGTACGAGCGCGAGCTGCTCAATGCGCTGGCCGGGAGCCGGCGGCGCCGGGCGGCCGAGCTCTACGCCGACGCGCTCGCCGGGCGCGGCGGCACCGAGACGAGCCGCCGGACGGGCGAGCCCTGGTGGGTGCACGACCAGCTCGAGGCCGACGGCGAGGACTGGGTGCTCGACGACGACGGCCGGCGGTGGCGGGTGGAGGAGCCGCCGCCCGAGATCGCGGACCCGCCGCTCACCCCCGAGATGCGCCTCGCGGTGCGGGCCGCGAGCGGCGGCCTGGGGCCGGGTTGGACCGTCCGACTCACGGCGCCGGGCCGGTACCACGGAGTCGAGGGCGCGGTGGTCAAGAGCGCGCGGACGAGGTACCACGTGCGGGCGGGGCGCGGCGTCCTCACGGTGCCGTTCGAGTACGTCGAGCCGGTCCGCCCGCCCGGGTGA
- a CDS encoding NAD(P)-binding domain-containing protein: MTPTAPARTAQQRQGGQRQDAAWQEGARRRATLTDGRRRADVVVVGAGQAGLSAAYHLRRLGLVPATDPTGPAATAPAVTGTAADRPAAAGFAVGGGALGWPPGGAGTYVVLDAEAGPGGAWRHRWRSLRMATVNGIHDLPGAPQPTVDPAEPSAEALPRYFADYESAFELPVLRPVSVRSVHRAGADLLLDTDAGTWLAGAVVNATGTWTRPFWPRYPGQESFAGRQLHVADYVSAEELAGKHVVVVGGGISAVQLLEEISRVTTTSWFTRREPLWRDEEFDADAGRRAVALVEERVRQGLPPASVVSVTGLIWRRELRAAATRGVLDRRPMFTRIEPRGVRAADGTFQPADVIVWATGFRAALDHLAPLGLRSPGGGIVMAGTQVASEPRIHLVGYGPSSSTVGANRAGRDAARALVGRLAGRRRAVVGG; this comes from the coding sequence ATGACCCCCACCGCGCCGGCCCGGACCGCCCAGCAGCGTCAGGGTGGGCAGCGTCAGGACGCAGCGTGGCAGGAGGGAGCTCGCCGGCGCGCGACGCTCACGGACGGCCGGCGCCGGGCGGACGTCGTCGTCGTGGGGGCCGGTCAGGCCGGGCTCTCGGCTGCCTACCACCTGCGCCGTCTCGGGCTCGTCCCGGCCACGGACCCGACCGGTCCCGCCGCCACCGCCCCGGCCGTCACCGGTACCGCGGCAGATCGTCCCGCGGCCGCCGGGTTCGCAGTCGGCGGCGGCGCGCTGGGGTGGCCCCCCGGCGGTGCGGGCACCTACGTCGTCCTCGACGCCGAGGCCGGGCCGGGAGGGGCGTGGCGCCACCGGTGGCGGTCCCTGCGCATGGCGACGGTCAACGGCATCCACGACCTGCCGGGCGCGCCCCAGCCGACGGTCGATCCCGCCGAGCCGTCCGCGGAGGCCCTCCCGCGATACTTCGCGGACTACGAGAGCGCCTTCGAGCTGCCGGTCCTGCGGCCCGTGTCCGTACGGTCGGTCCACCGCGCCGGCGCCGACCTCCTCCTCGACACCGACGCCGGGACCTGGCTCGCCGGCGCCGTCGTCAACGCCACGGGTACGTGGACCCGGCCCTTCTGGCCCCGCTACCCCGGTCAGGAGAGCTTCGCCGGACGTCAGCTCCACGTGGCCGACTACGTCTCTGCCGAGGAGCTCGCCGGGAAGCACGTCGTCGTCGTGGGTGGCGGGATCTCCGCCGTCCAGCTTCTCGAGGAGATCTCCCGGGTGACCACCACGTCGTGGTTCACGCGGCGCGAACCCCTCTGGCGCGACGAGGAGTTCGACGCCGACGCGGGCCGTCGGGCCGTCGCCCTGGTCGAGGAGCGCGTGCGGCAGGGTTTGCCGCCGGCCAGCGTCGTCTCCGTCACGGGGCTCATCTGGCGCCGCGAGCTCCGTGCCGCAGCTACCCGGGGTGTCCTGGACCGCCGGCCGATGTTCACCCGGATCGAGCCCCGTGGCGTCCGGGCGGCCGACGGGACGTTCCAGCCCGCGGACGTCATCGTGTGGGCCACGGGCTTCCGTGCCGCGCTCGACCACCTCGCGCCGCTCGGCCTGCGCTCGCCCGGGGGCGGGATCGTCATGGCCGGCACGCAGGTCGCGTCCGAACCCCGCATCCACCTCGTGGGCTACGGGCCGTCGTCGTCGACCGTGGGTGCGAACCGCGCAGGCCGCGACGCCGCACGTGCGCTCGTCGGACGTCTGGCCGGGCGACGCCGCGCGGTGGTGGGAGGCTGA
- a CDS encoding aspartate:alanine exchanger family transporter, which produces MVDVLAASPLLSMMVVVAVGTLIGTIPFGPLRFGPAGALFVGLAVGALDPRLGEGLGLLQTLGLALFVYTVGLGAGSGFFRDLRRQLPLLGGAVGVLALVAVAAIVLGAALGLTPGLRSGAFTGALTSTPALAAATELAGSEEPAVGYALAYPVGVVVTILAVGAVLSRSWPARRDRGSVAGVGLVDISVEVLHPARIADLPEVAEDRVRLSYLQRAGRTRVIDPDEELLAGDRVVMVGPAEAVAAARERLGRRVSEHLAHDRSTVDYRRFIVSRPALAGRTVADLDVPGRFDGVVTRVRRGDLDLLASDDFVLELGDKVRVIVPRGRMDEVRELFGDSERRVSEVDALSLGIGLAAGLAVGLLTLPLPGGASFALGSAAGPLVVGMVLGRLERTGPLVWGLPIAANLTIRQLGLLLFLGATGLASGQAFASAAFTGEGLRVVVLALALSVLTAALFGVLARTAGVSTARAAGALAGLVGQPAILAYANGRVTDERVEAGYAALFAVGIIAKILLVQVIGS; this is translated from the coding sequence ATGGTCGACGTCCTCGCCGCCTCACCCCTGCTCTCGATGATGGTGGTCGTCGCGGTGGGCACGCTCATCGGCACGATCCCGTTCGGCCCGTTGCGCTTCGGACCCGCCGGCGCCCTCTTCGTCGGGCTGGCGGTCGGCGCCCTGGACCCCCGGCTGGGCGAGGGGCTCGGCCTCCTGCAGACCCTCGGCCTGGCGCTGTTCGTCTACACGGTCGGACTCGGCGCCGGCTCGGGGTTCTTCCGTGACCTGCGCCGCCAGCTCCCGCTGCTGGGCGGCGCCGTCGGTGTCCTCGCGCTCGTCGCCGTCGCGGCGATCGTCCTGGGCGCCGCGCTGGGGCTCACGCCCGGGCTGCGGTCGGGGGCGTTCACCGGCGCCCTGACCTCCACCCCGGCTCTCGCCGCCGCGACGGAGCTCGCCGGGTCGGAGGAGCCCGCGGTCGGCTACGCCCTGGCCTACCCCGTCGGCGTCGTCGTCACCATCCTCGCCGTCGGGGCCGTGCTGTCCCGCTCGTGGCCTGCGCGGCGCGACCGGGGCTCGGTCGCCGGGGTGGGTCTGGTGGACATCTCCGTCGAGGTGCTGCACCCGGCACGGATCGCGGACCTGCCCGAGGTCGCGGAGGACCGCGTGCGGCTGTCCTACCTCCAGCGAGCGGGCCGCACCCGCGTCATCGACCCCGACGAGGAGCTCCTGGCGGGGGACCGGGTGGTCATGGTCGGGCCGGCGGAGGCGGTGGCCGCGGCGCGCGAGCGCCTGGGGCGCCGGGTCAGCGAGCACCTGGCCCACGACCGCAGCACCGTCGACTACCGCCGGTTCATCGTCTCCCGGCCCGCGCTCGCCGGACGCACGGTCGCCGACCTCGACGTCCCCGGGCGCTTCGACGGCGTCGTCACCCGGGTGCGGCGCGGCGACCTCGACCTCCTCGCCTCGGACGACTTCGTCCTCGAGCTCGGCGACAAGGTCCGGGTCATCGTGCCGCGGGGGCGGATGGACGAGGTGCGCGAGCTCTTCGGCGACTCCGAGCGCCGGGTCAGCGAGGTCGACGCCCTCTCCCTGGGGATCGGCCTGGCCGCCGGTCTCGCCGTCGGCCTGCTCACGCTGCCCCTGCCCGGTGGGGCGAGCTTCGCCCTCGGCTCGGCCGCGGGTCCGCTCGTCGTCGGGATGGTCCTCGGCCGCCTCGAGCGCACCGGCCCGCTCGTGTGGGGCCTGCCCATCGCAGCGAACCTCACCATCCGCCAGCTCGGGCTGCTGCTGTTCCTCGGGGCGACCGGCCTCGCGTCCGGTCAGGCGTTCGCGTCGGCGGCGTTCACCGGCGAGGGGCTGCGCGTGGTCGTGCTCGCGCTGGCTCTCAGCGTGCTCACGGCGGCGCTGTTCGGGGTGCTCGCCCGCACCGCAGGGGTGAGCACCGCCCGGGCAGCGGGTGCGCTCGCCGGCCTGGTGGGCCAGCCCGCGATCCTCGCCTACGCCAACGGGCGCGTCACCGACGAGCGGGTGGAGGCCGGCTACGCCGCCCTCTTCGCCGTCGGGATCATCGCCAAGATCCTCCTCGTGCAGGTCATCGGGAGCTGA